The genomic stretch ACGTGGAAATAGCTAACGAAAATACAAATTCATACCTAAAAAGATATATTTTACAAATAGGTGAAATAGAAATCTATGACGATTATATGCTTGCACAACTGAATGAAGGCATTACAATTGATGTTGATACTGTTCGCGAAATTCAATCAATTGGCGGCAAACATTTTCCAACAGAGCCTTTTGCATATATCACCGTTCGAAAAAACTCGTATGCCGTTGATCCGACTATATATTTAAAGGTATTTGAAGTTGAAAACTTAAAAGCAATTGCTATAGTTTCAGAAAAATTTATAGACGTTCATAATATTAAAATTGAACAACATTTTTTTAATAAACCAATGAACATCTTCAAAACACTTCCTGAAGCAGTTACTTGGGTAAAATCACACTTGTAAAATCTTCAAAAAATTAATCAAACAACACCTCATTTTCAACATTCGTATTCTGAATAAATGACAAAGTGTCACGAATAGCAATGTGCAATTCTCTATCTTCATCTACAAACGGAACTTCAACTCTATACATTTGTAAAAACGTTTCTATAAATCCCGAACTCTTCAATGGCGCTCTAAACACCAATGCTTGTGAAGCGTTTAACAATTCAATTGCCAATATACGTTCAATATTATCAACCACTTTCTTTGCTTTCGTAGCCGCATTTGCGCCCATACTTACATGATCTTCTTGTCCGTTAGACGAAACAATGGAATCAATACTTGCAGGTGTTGCATATTGTTTATTCTGACTTACAATACTTGCCGCTGTATATTGCGGAATCATAAAACCAGAGTTTAATCCTGGATTATTCACTAAAAAATCTGGCAAACCTCTCAAACCTGAAACCAATTGAAACGTTCTGCGTTCAGAAATATTTCCAAGTTCTGCCATTGCAATCGCCAAATAATCAAGCGCTAAAGCTAAAGGTTGTCCGTGAAAATTTCCTCCAGAAATAATTGCATCTTCTTGAATAAAAATATTTGGATTATCGGTTACTGAATTAATTTCAGTTTCAAATGTTTTTCTAATAAAAGCCAAAGTATCTTTCGTTGCGCCATGCACTTGCGGAACACATCGAAACGAATACGGATCTTGCACATGTTTCTTTTCTTGCGAAATTAACTCGCTACCTTCTACAAACTCTTGCACTCTTTTTGCCGTTTTCAATTGTCCATTATGCGGACGAATCAAATGAATCAAATCATTAAACGGCTCCAATCTACCATCAAAAGCTTCCAACGAAATTGCCGCAAAGAAATCTGCGAAATATGATAATTTATACGATTTTAAAAGCATATGTACGCCATACGCGCTCATAAACTGCGTTCCGTTTAACAATGCCAAACCTTCTTTTGCTTTCAATTCAATTGGTTGCCAATCAAATTCGGCTAAAACTTCTGCGGAAGCAACTTCTTTTCCTTTATAATATACGCTTCCTTTTCCCAAAAGCGGTAATGACAAATGTGCCAAAGGTGCTAAATCGCCAGAAGCTCCTAGCGAACCTTGTTCAAAAATTACAGGTAAAATATCATGATTATAAAAATCGATCAAACGCTGCACAGTTTCCAATTGCACACCTGAATGTCCATAACTTAACGATTGCACTTTGAGTAACAACATCAACTTTACAATCTCTTGTGGTACGCGATCTCCAGTTCCGCAAGCATGCGACATCACTAAATTTTCTTGTAATTTTGATAAATGTTCATCTGAAATTTTTACATTACACAACGAACCAAATCCTGTATTAATACCATAAATAGGTGCTTTCTGATCCTTTAAACGTTGTTCTAAATATTCGCGACACGCTATAATTTTAGCAGATGCAGTTTCTGACAATGTCAATGTTGCATTGGAATGTAACAAGTCTTGAATAGCCGTAATATCTAAAATGTGTGAACTTATTTCGTGTGTCATGATGTTGTTGTTCAAATTATCTTTCAAAAGTCAAAATTCAAACTGTATTAACCAAATAATTGTTAATAATTTATTGATTAAAAAAAGAATCCTTTAAATTTGAACAAACAAACTTTAAAAAAATGAAAAAATTATTGCTATTAATTGCAGTATTTGCAATCTTTTCGTGTGAAAATGAGCCGAAAATAGACTACGCCTTATTTTCTGGAAAAATAGAAAATCCAAAAGATACTAAAATAGTCGTTTTAGGAAACGATTATGAAAAAGAAATCAAATTAAACGACGATGGAACATTTGCAGATACACTTCGTGTTGACACAGGTTATTATATGTTAGTTCATGGAAGAGAACGTTCTTCTTTCTTTATTTCTCCAGGTAACGATTTAAAAATGTCCTTAGACACTAAAAAATTTGATGAAACTCTTGTATACGAAGGAACAGGAGCTATAAACAACAACTACTTAGCTTCAAAATATTTAGCCAATGAAAACTTAAATCCTCAAGAGGTATACGCATTAGAAGAAGCCGAATTTTTAAAAATAATTGAAGAAAAAAAAACTGATGCGGAAACAAAGTTAAAAGAATCTAAAGATTTAGATGAAGATTTTATAGTCTTAGAAAAAAAAGCAATCAACTATGAATATTTAGCCAATCTTTCAAGATATCCATCTTACCATGCGCACTACGCAAAAAAACCAGCATACAAGGCTTCGGAAAACTTGTTAAAGCCTTTGGATGAATTCGATTAT from Kordia antarctica encodes the following:
- a CDS encoding STAS/SEC14 domain-containing protein, producing the protein MEIANENTNSYLKRYILQIGEIEIYDDYMLAQLNEGITIDVDTVREIQSIGGKHFPTEPFAYITVRKNSYAVDPTIYLKVFEVENLKAIAIVSEKFIDVHNIKIEQHFFNKPMNIFKTLPEAVTWVKSHL
- the hutH gene encoding histidine ammonia-lyase gives rise to the protein MTHEISSHILDITAIQDLLHSNATLTLSETASAKIIACREYLEQRLKDQKAPIYGINTGFGSLCNVKISDEHLSKLQENLVMSHACGTGDRVPQEIVKLMLLLKVQSLSYGHSGVQLETVQRLIDFYNHDILPVIFEQGSLGASGDLAPLAHLSLPLLGKGSVYYKGKEVASAEVLAEFDWQPIELKAKEGLALLNGTQFMSAYGVHMLLKSYKLSYFADFFAAISLEAFDGRLEPFNDLIHLIRPHNGQLKTAKRVQEFVEGSELISQEKKHVQDPYSFRCVPQVHGATKDTLAFIRKTFETEINSVTDNPNIFIQEDAIISGGNFHGQPLALALDYLAIAMAELGNISERRTFQLVSGLRGLPDFLVNNPGLNSGFMIPQYTAASIVSQNKQYATPASIDSIVSSNGQEDHVSMGANAATKAKKVVDNIERILAIELLNASQALVFRAPLKSSGFIETFLQMYRVEVPFVDEDRELHIAIRDTLSFIQNTNVENEVLFD